In Candidatus Pelagibacter sp. RS39, the following proteins share a genomic window:
- the rpsS gene encoding 30S ribosomal protein S19, with protein MARAVWKGPFVEESLMKKVDKYKTDPKKIPIKTWSRKSTILPDFVGVSFLIYNGKKFIPITVSEDMVGHKLGEFAPTRTFFGHTPADKKAKPAEAEAKK; from the coding sequence ATGGCTAGAGCAGTTTGGAAAGGTCCTTTTGTAGAGGAAAGTTTAATGAAAAAGGTGGATAAATATAAAACTGACCCTAAAAAAATTCCGATTAAAACTTGGTCAAGAAAATCTACAATACTTCCAGATTTTGTTGGAGTAAGTTTTTTGATTTATAATGGAAAAAAATTTATCCCAATAACGGTTTCAGAGGATATGGTTGGACATAAATTAGGTGAATTTGCACCTACAAGAACTTTCTTTGGACATACACCAGCAGATAAAAAGGCAAAACCTGCTGAAGCTGAGGCTAAAAAGTAA
- the rplF gene encoding 50S ribosomal protein L6 codes for MSKIGKINITIPEKVKVAIAGNILNIEGPLGKKSLNIDLEVFNLDIKDGKEISIKPKKIDQNTKRLWGMNRSLINNAVIGSIKGYEKILELVGVGYRASIKGNQLNLQLGYSHDINFDIPDGIKIAVEKQTTLKISGFDKQLVGSIASKIKTLRKIEPYKGKGIREKGQYVLKKEGKKK; via the coding sequence ATGTCAAAAATAGGAAAAATAAATATAACAATACCAGAAAAAGTAAAAGTCGCTATCGCTGGTAATATTCTTAATATTGAGGGTCCTCTTGGTAAAAAATCTTTGAACATAGATTTAGAGGTATTTAATCTTGATATTAAGGATGGCAAAGAAATATCTATAAAACCGAAAAAAATCGACCAAAATACAAAAAGATTATGGGGTATGAACAGAAGCTTAATCAATAATGCTGTCATTGGTTCAATAAAAGGTTATGAAAAAATTTTAGAACTAGTGGGAGTTGGTTATAGAGCTTCAATAAAAGGCAACCAACTGAATCTGCAATTAGGTTACAGCCATGATATAAATTTTGACATACCAGATGGTATTAAGATTGCTGTTGAAAAACAAACAACATTAAAAATTTCAGGTTTTGATAAACAATTAGTTGGTTCAATTGCTTCCAAAATTAAGACACTTAGAAAAATTGAACCTTATAAAGGCAAAGGTATTAGAGAAAAAGGTCAATATGTATTAAAAAAAGAGGGTAAAAAGAAATAA
- the rpsQ gene encoding 30S ribosomal protein S17, translating into MPKKILTGVVVSDKPNKTVTVLVERKYSHPVLKKVIKVRKKYNAHDEKNTYKLGDKVSIIESKPFSKNKKFEVMESSK; encoded by the coding sequence ATGCCTAAAAAAATTTTAACAGGAGTAGTAGTGAGTGATAAACCAAATAAAACGGTAACTGTTTTAGTTGAAAGAAAATATTCTCATCCGGTATTAAAAAAAGTTATTAAGGTAAGAAAAAAATACAATGCTCATGACGAAAAAAATACTTATAAATTAGGAGATAAAGTTTCAATTATAGAAAGTAAACCTTTCTCAAAAAATAAAAAATTTGAAGTTATGGAGAGTTCAAAATAA
- the rpmC gene encoding 50S ribosomal protein L29: MKKQEIKKLSKDEILKNIDKLKKDLFNFRFQKVNSQVTNPSKIGETKKTIARLKTLLRGKINA, from the coding sequence ATGAAAAAACAAGAGATAAAAAAACTATCTAAAGACGAAATTTTAAAAAATATTGATAAACTTAAGAAAGATTTATTTAACTTTAGATTTCAAAAGGTTAATTCTCAGGTAACTAATCCATCTAAAATTGGGGAAACAAAAAAAACAATTGCAAGACTCAAAACTTTATTAAGAGGGAAAATTAATGCCTAA
- the rplX gene encoding 50S ribosomal protein L24, whose amino-acid sequence MIKKGLKVKILAGKDKAKEGEVIEIDRSNNRAKVKDLNMIKKHVKTTKEKKGGIFSKENFIHISNLKLVNEKKKIKKTEAKK is encoded by the coding sequence ATGATTAAAAAAGGTTTAAAAGTGAAAATTTTAGCAGGTAAAGATAAAGCCAAAGAAGGTGAAGTTATTGAAATAGATAGATCAAACAATAGAGCAAAAGTAAAAGATTTAAATATGATTAAAAAACACGTTAAAACAACAAAAGAAAAAAAAGGTGGTATCTTTTCAAAAGAGAATTTTATCCATATCTCAAATCTCAAATTAGTGAATGAGAAAAAAAAAATTAAGAAAACAGAGGCTAAAAAATAA
- the rplN gene encoding 50S ribosomal protein L14: MIQVQTELQVADNTGAKKIECIKVLGGSKRRYASIGDTIVIAVKEAIPKGKVKKGSVHKAVVVRVKKGIHRDDGSKVKFDNNAAVLVDDKGEPVGTRIFGPVTRELRTRGQMKIISLAPEVL, encoded by the coding sequence ATGATACAGGTTCAAACTGAATTACAAGTTGCTGATAACACCGGAGCCAAAAAAATAGAGTGTATTAAAGTTTTAGGTGGATCTAAAAGAAGATATGCCAGCATTGGAGACACGATTGTTATTGCTGTTAAAGAGGCAATTCCAAAAGGTAAAGTTAAAAAGGGCTCAGTTCACAAAGCAGTTGTCGTTAGAGTTAAAAAAGGAATCCACAGAGATGATGGATCGAAAGTAAAGTTTGATAATAACGCTGCAGTTTTAGTTGATGACAAAGGTGAACCAGTTGGAACAAGAATTTTTGGTCCTGTTACAAGAGAGCTAAGAACTAGAGGTCAAATGAAAATAATTTCATTAGCACCTGAGGTACTATAA
- the rplO gene encoding 50S ribosomal protein L15, which translates to MIKLNNRPKLNKSKIRVGRGIGSGKGKTSGRGVKGQKSRSGVAIKSFEGGQMPLYRRLPKRGFNPIQKENIAILNLDKIQSFINKKTINTNDILNSSSLKKLKLINKNSKKLKILGSGEIKDKINIEADLASKSALEKLEKIGGSIQLKK; encoded by the coding sequence ATGATAAAATTAAATAATAGACCAAAATTAAATAAATCTAAAATAAGAGTCGGTAGAGGAATTGGCTCAGGAAAAGGTAAAACTTCAGGAAGAGGTGTGAAAGGTCAAAAATCTAGATCAGGTGTTGCAATAAAAAGTTTCGAAGGTGGACAAATGCCCCTATATAGACGTTTACCTAAAAGAGGTTTTAATCCAATCCAAAAAGAAAATATAGCAATTTTAAATTTGGACAAAATACAATCTTTTATTAATAAGAAGACAATTAATACAAATGATATATTAAATTCATCATCCCTAAAGAAGTTAAAATTAATAAATAAGAATTCTAAAAAACTAAAGATCTTAGGCTCTGGTGAAATTAAAGATAAAATTAATATTGAAGCCGATTTAGCATCTAAATCTGCACTAGAAAAGCTTGAAAAAATTGGTGGATCAATACAACTTAAAAAATAA
- the rplV gene encoding 50S ribosomal protein L22, which yields MSKKKKTQNNKDKLVRSINNNIRSSVRKLNPILRGIVGKKVDVAIRDLEFSEKRITKDIRKTINSAIANAENNFQYDIDKLVVKEAYCGKKITMKRFRPRAKGRAAPILKPYSSVTIILSEMKKTEGHGAKS from the coding sequence ATGAGTAAAAAAAAGAAAACACAAAACAATAAAGACAAGCTTGTGAGATCGATAAACAATAATATTAGATCAAGTGTAAGAAAACTTAATCCTATACTTAGAGGTATTGTAGGGAAAAAGGTAGATGTTGCTATAAGAGATCTAGAATTTTCAGAAAAAAGAATAACAAAAGATATTAGAAAAACAATCAACTCAGCTATTGCGAATGCTGAAAACAATTTTCAATATGACATTGACAAATTAGTAGTAAAAGAAGCTTATTGTGGAAAGAAAATTACAATGAAAAGGTTCAGACCAAGAGCCAAAGGAAGGGCAGCACCAATATTAAAACCTTATTCAAGTGTAACAATAATATTATCTGAGATGAAAAAAACGGAGGGTCATGGGGCAAAAAGTTAA
- the rplP gene encoding 50S ribosomal protein L16, protein MLQPVRTKWRKAHKGRIHGKASRANFINYGAYALKALSPERVTGKQIEAARVALTRHMKRQGRVWTRIFPNIPVSKKPIEVRMGKGKGSPEYYACRVKPGRILFEVDGVSEEIAKEALYKASAKLPIKTKTIKRFL, encoded by the coding sequence ATGTTGCAGCCAGTAAGAACTAAATGGAGAAAAGCTCACAAAGGACGAATACATGGTAAAGCCTCGAGAGCTAATTTTATAAATTACGGAGCTTATGCTTTAAAAGCTTTGTCACCTGAGAGAGTAACAGGAAAACAAATTGAGGCTGCCAGAGTAGCTTTAACAAGACATATGAAAAGACAAGGAAGAGTCTGGACAAGAATATTTCCAAATATTCCTGTATCTAAAAAACCGATAGAAGTACGTATGGGTAAAGGAAAAGGATCTCCTGAATATTACGCTTGTAGAGTAAAACCTGGGAGAATTTTATTTGAGGTTGATGGTGTCTCAGAGGAGATCGCAAAAGAGGCATTATACAAAGCTTCAGCAAAACTACCGATTAAAACAAAAACAATTAAAAGATTTTTATAA
- the rpsE gene encoding 30S ribosomal protein S5, with translation MENFKEKKTDDILEKLVHINRITKVVKGGRRFGFSALVVVGNQAGKIGIAHAKAKQVPDAIKKANEIARRKLIHIPLREGRTIHHDVKAKDGSGRIVLRSASKGTGIIAGGPVRAVCEVLGVKDIVAKSMGTSNAHNVIRATIKALKKQNSPKQISSIRNKKISEIIEKRG, from the coding sequence ATGGAAAATTTTAAAGAGAAAAAAACAGACGATATTTTAGAAAAGCTAGTGCATATTAATAGAATTACCAAAGTTGTAAAAGGTGGTAGACGTTTTGGCTTTTCTGCACTGGTAGTTGTTGGTAACCAGGCTGGAAAGATTGGTATAGCTCATGCTAAAGCAAAACAAGTTCCAGATGCAATTAAAAAAGCAAATGAAATAGCAAGAAGAAAACTGATTCATATTCCTTTGAGAGAGGGCAGAACTATTCATCATGATGTTAAGGCTAAAGATGGATCAGGTAGAATTGTATTAAGATCAGCATCAAAAGGTACAGGAATAATTGCTGGTGGTCCTGTTAGAGCTGTTTGTGAAGTTTTAGGAGTTAAAGATATTGTTGCTAAATCTATGGGCACATCTAATGCACACAATGTTATAAGAGCAACAATAAAAGCTTTAAAGAAACAGAATTCACCTAAACAGATTTCTTCAATAAGAAATAAAAAGATATCAGAAATAATCGAAAAAAGAGGATAA
- the rpsN gene encoding 30S ribosomal protein S14: protein MAKLSSINKNNRRIKLSDKFFNKRAKLKKIIMDKKLPLEERFKAQQKLSKLPRNSAKIRVMNRCQITGRPHGVYRKLKISRIALRQLGLQGKIPGMVKSSW from the coding sequence ATGGCTAAATTAAGCTCAATAAATAAAAACAATAGAAGAATAAAACTTTCTGACAAGTTTTTTAATAAGAGAGCTAAATTAAAAAAAATAATTATGGATAAGAAGTTGCCTTTAGAGGAAAGATTTAAGGCACAACAAAAACTATCTAAATTACCAAGAAATTCTGCGAAAATCAGAGTGATGAACAGGTGTCAAATAACAGGTAGACCGCATGGCGTTTACAGAAAATTAAAAATTTCAAGAATTGCGTTAAGACAACTTGGTTTACAAGGTAAGATACCAGGAATGGTAAAATCAAGCTGGTAG
- the rpsC gene encoding 30S ribosomal protein S3 — protein MGQKVNPVGFRLGVNRGWDSVWYAKKKDFGNYLIEDFKIREYIKKNVINSGVSKVMIERTSNKCYVTIYTSRPGFVIGKKGSDIDKIKNNLSKFTKNEVALNIKEVKKPETNAYLVAENIAQQLVKRISYRRAMKRAMQSCLRLGAKGIKVSISGRLGGNEIARTEWLRDGSIPSHTLRADIDYAEAEALTTYGIIGIKVWIYKGEVFAKEFSQETNKVISKEGK, from the coding sequence ATGGGGCAAAAAGTTAATCCAGTTGGTTTTAGATTAGGTGTTAACAGAGGTTGGGACTCTGTTTGGTACGCTAAAAAAAAAGATTTTGGAAATTATCTTATCGAAGATTTTAAAATCAGAGAATATATTAAAAAAAATGTAATCAATTCTGGTGTATCAAAAGTTATGATCGAAAGAACCTCAAATAAATGTTACGTAACCATTTATACTTCAAGACCTGGATTTGTAATTGGAAAAAAAGGAAGTGATATAGATAAGATTAAAAACAATCTTTCGAAATTTACAAAGAATGAGGTTGCCTTAAATATTAAAGAAGTCAAGAAACCAGAGACAAACGCTTATTTAGTTGCTGAAAATATTGCTCAACAACTAGTTAAAAGAATTTCTTACAGACGAGCAATGAAAAGAGCCATGCAATCATGTTTAAGACTAGGGGCAAAAGGAATTAAAGTCTCAATCAGTGGAAGATTAGGTGGTAATGAAATTGCTAGAACTGAGTGGTTAAGGGATGGAAGTATACCATCTCATACTTTAAGGGCTGATATAGATTATGCTGAAGCAGAAGCACTTACCACATATGGTATTATTGGTATTAAAGTTTGGATTTATAAAGGTGAAGTTTTTGCAAAAGAATTTAGCCAAGAAACTAACAAAGTAATTTCTAAAGAGGGTAAATAA
- the rplE gene encoding 50S ribosomal protein L5 — MTPRLKELYLKEIQPALKTEFGFKNLNMGPKIEKIILNMGLGLDGNDSKVLKSCEEDLAKIAGQKPVTTKFKKSVANFKTRKGSNAGLKVTLRKNKMYEFLDRLVNIALPRIKDFRGLSPNGFDKFGNYTFGVKEHIIFPEVSFDRADKVRGLDIVIVISSLNKDHSFALLQKMNFPFIKKGDN; from the coding sequence ATGACACCAAGACTAAAAGAACTTTATTTAAAAGAAATTCAACCAGCTTTAAAAACAGAGTTTGGATTTAAAAACCTTAATATGGGACCTAAAATCGAGAAAATCATTTTAAATATGGGGTTAGGTTTGGATGGTAATGACTCTAAGGTATTAAAATCATGTGAGGAGGATCTTGCCAAAATTGCAGGTCAAAAACCAGTCACAACAAAATTCAAAAAATCTGTAGCAAATTTTAAAACAAGAAAAGGCTCTAACGCTGGTTTAAAAGTAACTTTAAGAAAAAATAAAATGTATGAATTTCTAGATAGATTGGTAAATATAGCGTTACCAAGGATAAAAGATTTTAGAGGCTTATCTCCGAACGGATTTGATAAATTTGGAAATTATACATTTGGAGTTAAAGAACACATCATATTCCCTGAAGTTAGCTTTGATAGAGCAGATAAAGTCAGAGGATTAGATATTGTAATAGTAATATCGTCTTTAAACAAAGATCATAGTTTTGCGCTTTTACAAAAGATGAATTTTCCATTTATTAAAAAAGGAGATAATTAA
- the rpsH gene encoding 30S ribosomal protein S8 produces the protein MSLSDPIGDMIARVKNAQARKHKKVELPSSKFKSKIADILKNEGFIKDFKVSTEEKKNILSLELKYHSGNPVISNFERVSKPGRRIFSSADSLPKINNGLGIAILSTPKGVMTDIDARKQKVGGEIVCKVF, from the coding sequence ATGAGCTTAAGTGACCCGATAGGAGATATGATAGCAAGAGTAAAAAATGCGCAGGCGAGAAAGCATAAAAAAGTAGAGTTACCTTCCTCAAAGTTTAAGAGTAAAATAGCTGATATACTCAAGAATGAGGGATTTATAAAAGATTTTAAAGTTTCTACTGAAGAGAAAAAGAATATCTTATCATTAGAATTAAAATATCACTCTGGCAATCCAGTGATAAGTAATTTTGAGAGAGTATCAAAACCAGGAAGAAGGATTTTTTCAAGTGCAGATAGTTTACCCAAGATAAATAATGGATTAGGTATTGCAATATTGTCTACACCTAAAGGCGTAATGACAGATATTGATGCTAGAAAACAAAAAGTTGGTGGAGAAATAGTTTGTAAGGTTTTTTAA
- the rplR gene encoding 50S ribosomal protein L18 gives MKLSTTTRKKFRIKNKLKKVSKPDRFRLSIFRSSKNISAQIIDDSKNITLLSASSVEKDIKESETKNKSELSKIVAEKLAKKAQEKKITKIYFDRGIYKYHGRIKIFAETLRKNGMEF, from the coding sequence ATGAAATTAAGCACAACAACTAGAAAAAAATTTAGAATTAAAAATAAACTTAAAAAGGTTTCAAAACCAGATAGGTTTAGATTAAGTATATTTAGGTCTTCTAAAAATATTTCAGCACAAATTATTGATGATTCAAAGAATATAACCTTGTTATCAGCTTCTTCAGTTGAAAAAGATATAAAAGAGTCTGAAACAAAAAATAAATCAGAATTGTCCAAAATTGTTGCAGAAAAATTAGCAAAAAAAGCCCAAGAGAAGAAAATAACTAAAATATATTTTGATAGAGGTATTTATAAATATCATGGAAGAATAAAGATTTTTGCTGAAACTTTAAGAAAGAATGGAATGGAATTTTAA